The Geothrix sp. genome window below encodes:
- the ftsE gene encoding cell division ATP-binding protein FtsE, whose amino-acid sequence MITLTHVGKQYDRIHTALADVSFGIEAGEFVFLTGPSGAGKSTLLKLLFREQVPSSGEIQMAGHRLASMPEKEIPLLRRKLGVVFQDFKLIRSRTIFENVAFVLKVLGVSAAEQKQRTFRALKMVGLQHKLSSYPLQLSGGEQQRVAIARALVNDPLVLLADEPTGNLDPDLAQEIMALFERINGQGTTVIVATHDRSLIQRMKKRVIGLDHGRIAFDQPAPTSLVTV is encoded by the coding sequence ATGATCACCCTCACCCATGTCGGCAAGCAGTACGACCGCATCCACACCGCCCTGGCGGATGTGAGCTTCGGCATCGAGGCCGGGGAGTTCGTGTTCCTCACGGGGCCCAGCGGGGCGGGGAAGTCCACGCTGCTGAAGCTGCTCTTCCGCGAGCAGGTGCCCAGCAGCGGCGAGATCCAGATGGCAGGCCACCGGCTGGCCTCCATGCCGGAGAAGGAGATCCCCCTGCTGCGGCGCAAACTGGGCGTGGTGTTCCAGGATTTCAAGCTCATCCGCAGCCGCACCATCTTCGAGAATGTAGCCTTCGTGCTCAAAGTTCTGGGCGTCAGCGCCGCCGAGCAGAAGCAGCGCACCTTCCGGGCCCTCAAGATGGTGGGCCTCCAGCACAAGCTGAGCAGCTACCCGCTGCAGCTGTCCGGCGGCGAGCAGCAGCGCGTGGCCATCGCCCGGGCCCTGGTGAACGATCCCCTGGTGCTGCTGGCGGATGAGCCCACGGGCAACCTGGACCCCGACCTCGCCCAGGAGATCATGGCCCTCTTCGAGCGCATCAACGGCCAGGGCACCACGGTCATCGTGGCCACCCACGACCGCAGCCTCATCCAGCGCATGAAGAAGCGCGTCATCGGCCTCGACCACGGCCGCATCGCCTTCGACCAGCCCGCGCCCACGAGCCTGGTGACAGTCTGA
- a CDS encoding acetyl-CoA C-acetyltransferase, whose amino-acid sequence MSAYVLSATRTAVGSFGGALKPLNAVQMGALAIAEALVRAGVEPAAVGDVVLGNVLQAGSGQNVARLAALKAGLPHATPAHTPNQVCGSGLKAVALGAQSILMGDADFVVAGGTESMSNAPYLLPAARWGARMGHAQLVDSMIQDGLWCGHGDTHMGITAENVAAKHGITREAQDAFALQSQLKAAAAQAAGAFDREVFAVTLAGKKGDTVFNRDEYIKTDASAEGLAKLKPAFKKDGTVTAGNASGINDGAAALVLATEAAAKSHQPIARILGFAQAGVDPATMGLGPVPAIRKLLAKTGVKLADIDLFELNEAFAAQSLGVLAELPELDPTKVNLRGGAIALGHPIGASGTRILVTLLHLLQDERKKLGLAALCIGGGQGVAMLVERL is encoded by the coding sequence ATGTCCGCTTATGTCCTCTCTGCCACCCGCACCGCCGTCGGCTCCTTCGGGGGTGCCCTGAAACCCCTGAATGCGGTGCAGATGGGCGCCCTGGCCATCGCCGAGGCCCTGGTCCGGGCCGGGGTGGAGCCGGCTGCCGTGGGTGATGTGGTGCTGGGCAATGTGCTCCAGGCCGGCAGCGGCCAGAATGTGGCCCGCCTGGCAGCGCTCAAGGCGGGCCTGCCCCACGCCACGCCGGCCCATACGCCCAACCAGGTCTGCGGATCGGGCCTCAAGGCCGTCGCCCTCGGCGCCCAGTCCATCCTGATGGGCGATGCGGACTTCGTGGTGGCCGGCGGCACCGAGAGCATGTCCAACGCGCCCTACCTGCTGCCCGCGGCCCGCTGGGGCGCTCGGATGGGCCACGCCCAGCTCGTCGACAGCATGATCCAGGACGGCCTCTGGTGCGGCCACGGCGACACCCACATGGGCATCACCGCCGAGAATGTCGCCGCCAAGCACGGCATCACGCGCGAAGCCCAGGATGCCTTCGCGCTTCAGAGCCAGCTGAAAGCCGCCGCCGCCCAGGCTGCCGGGGCCTTCGACCGGGAGGTGTTCGCGGTCACCTTGGCGGGCAAGAAGGGCGACACGGTCTTCAACCGCGACGAGTACATCAAGACCGACGCCTCCGCCGAGGGACTGGCCAAGCTCAAGCCCGCCTTCAAGAAGGACGGCACGGTGACCGCCGGCAACGCCAGCGGCATCAATGACGGCGCCGCAGCCCTGGTGCTGGCCACCGAAGCCGCCGCGAAGTCGCACCAGCCCATCGCCCGCATCCTCGGCTTCGCCCAGGCAGGCGTGGACCCCGCCACCATGGGCCTGGGGCCCGTGCCCGCCATCCGGAAGCTCCTGGCGAAGACCGGCGTGAAGCTGGCCGACATCGACCTCTTCGAGCTGAACGAGGCCTTCGCTGCCCAGAGCCTGGGCGTGCTGGCGGAACTGCCGGAGCTCGATCCCACCAAGGTGAACCTGCGCGGCGGCGCCATCGCCCTGGGCCACCCCATCGGGGCCAGCGGCACCCGCATTCTGGTGACCCTCCTGCATCTGCTCCAGGACGAGCGCAAGAAGCTCGGTCTCGCCGCCCTTTGCATCGGCGGCGGCCAGGGCGTGGCCATGCTGGTCGAGCGCCTCTAG
- a CDS encoding DUF4097 family beta strand repeat-containing protein: protein MTVSSRWIPLLLVGSALLAQVPPPPPPPPAPPAPPAPMIGVDLPTGSRTEQRTEKLAQGSKLWVKNRNGGIRVTGWERDEVALTAQIRDSERRRVELVLQRKGQDLDIEAVFQQPSWSFGVYISPRCEMTLQVPRKLLGHFRTTNGTVAVENLEGYARCEATNGAILITRVRGEVQVDTTNGPIEGRGLAARLRGSTTNGRIVLEDVEGGINLETTNGSIRARNLDGWGEGIHLESTNGSIEVELGRATGDLVAENSNGSLDIKVPGAQVIEISKHSAHLKVPGRSQAIRLETTNGSIRVK from the coding sequence ATGACCGTTTCCAGCCGCTGGATCCCCCTATTATTGGTCGGGAGTGCGCTGCTGGCGCAGGTTCCGCCGCCCCCCCCACCGCCGCCCGCGCCCCCGGCCCCGCCAGCGCCCATGATCGGCGTGGACCTGCCGACGGGATCGCGCACGGAGCAGCGGACGGAGAAGTTGGCCCAGGGATCGAAACTCTGGGTCAAGAACCGCAACGGCGGCATCCGGGTGACCGGCTGGGAGCGGGATGAGGTGGCCCTCACCGCACAGATCCGCGACAGCGAGCGGCGCCGGGTTGAGCTGGTGCTCCAGCGGAAGGGACAGGACCTCGACATCGAGGCGGTCTTCCAGCAGCCCTCCTGGAGCTTCGGCGTCTACATCAGCCCCCGCTGCGAGATGACCCTGCAGGTGCCCCGGAAGCTTCTGGGCCACTTCCGCACCACCAACGGCACGGTGGCCGTGGAGAACCTCGAGGGCTACGCCCGCTGCGAGGCCACCAACGGCGCCATCCTCATCACCCGCGTCCGCGGTGAAGTACAGGTCGACACCACCAACGGCCCCATCGAGGGCCGCGGCTTGGCCGCCCGCCTCAGGGGCAGCACCACCAACGGCCGCATCGTGCTCGAGGATGTGGAGGGCGGCATCAACCTCGAGACCACCAACGGCAGCATCCGCGCCCGCAACCTGGACGGGTGGGGCGAAGGCATCCATCTCGAGTCCACCAACGGCAGCATCGAAGTCGAGCTGGGCAGGGCCACGGGCGACCTGGTCGCCGAGAACAGCAATGGCTCACTGGACATCAAGGTGCCCGGGGCCCAGGTGATCGAGATCTCCAAGCACAGCGCCCATCTGAAAGTGCCCGGACGGTCGCAGGCGATCCGCCTCGAGACCACCAACGGCAGCATCCGAGTCAAATAA